Proteins co-encoded in one Cinclus cinclus chromosome Z, bCinCin1.1, whole genome shotgun sequence genomic window:
- the SMIM15 gene encoding small integral membrane protein 15 isoform X2 — protein sequence MLDIKAWAEYIVEWAAKDPYGFLTTVILALTPLFVISAALSWKLAKMIEAREREQKKKQKRQENIAKAKRTKKD from the coding sequence atgTTGGATATTAAGGCTTGGGCTGAGTACATCGTGGAGTGGGCTGCCAAGGACCCCTATGGCTTTCTCACAACCGTGATCTTGGCTCTCACGCCGCTGTTTGTAATTAGTGCGGCGCTGTCATGGAAGCTTGCAAAAATGATTGAGGCCCGGGAACGAgagcaaaagaagaaacagaaacgCCAGGAGAACATTGCAAAAGCCAAACGAACAAAGAAGGATTAA
- the SMIM15 gene encoding small integral membrane protein 15 isoform X1, with the protein MPNYSGFPNKKAEKMLDIKAWAEYIVEWAAKDPYGFLTTVILALTPLFVISAALSWKLAKMIEAREREQKKKQKRQENIAKAKRTKKD; encoded by the exons ATGCCAAATTATTCT GGATTTCCCaataagaaagcagaaaagatgTTGGATATTAAGGCTTGGGCTGAGTACATCGTGGAGTGGGCTGCCAAGGACCCCTATGGCTTTCTCACAACCGTGATCTTGGCTCTCACGCCGCTGTTTGTAATTAGTGCGGCGCTGTCATGGAAGCTTGCAAAAATGATTGAGGCCCGGGAACGAgagcaaaagaagaaacagaaacgCCAGGAGAACATTGCAAAAGCCAAACGAACAAAGAAGGATTAA